One Neomonachus schauinslandi unplaced genomic scaffold, ASM220157v2 HiC_scaffold_3975, whole genome shotgun sequence genomic region harbors:
- the LOC123323972 gene encoding caspase recruitment domain-containing protein 10-like, with protein MPGGAEAGEAEEEAGAGSGSEAEEDALWERIEGVRHRLTRALNPAKLTPYLRQCRVIDEQDEEEVLSTYRFPCRVNRTGRLMDILRCRGKRGYEAFLESLEFYYPEHYTLLTGQEPAQRCSMIL; from the exons ATGCCGGGCGGGGCCGAGGCTGGGGAGGccgaggaggaggctggggccggCTCCGGGTCCGAGGCGGAGGAGGACGCTCTGTGGGAGCGGATCGAGGGCGTCCGGCACCGGCTGACTCGCGCCCTCAACCCGGCCAAGCTGACGCCCTATCTGCGCCAGTGCCGGGTCATCGACGAGCAGGACGAGGAGGAGGTGCTGAGCACCTACCGCTTCCCGTGCCGTGTCAACCGCACCG GGCGCCTGATGGACATCTTGCGCTGCCGTGGCAAGAGGGGTTATGAGGCCTTCCTGGAATCGCTGGAGTTCTACTACCCCGAACACTACACGCTGCTCACGGGCCAGGAGCCCGCCCAGCGCTGCTCCATGATCCTCG